The following proteins are co-located in the Acropora palmata chromosome 11, jaAcrPala1.3, whole genome shotgun sequence genome:
- the LOC141897928 gene encoding uncharacterized protein LOC141897928, translating into MEALPNELLAHILAFLHPVNDNLAFLSLVCKRWKAVIEETPCLWKCIHLTQAYPFGSKENTRHRNILRLCLMKFGRHINCLREHAITKTFTDPSLRDLVVGLTSLTCLDVPLLEWDVMLLKRLRCASTLEELNLTQYLDSEPLELMPWLFQQPFPRKKNFLTPHHLQIIRYQFPRLKVLKLALDSVAFPPSTFVSFLSKVNLTSLELFGFGLLHTLPPQIIHYRDLCLKTIASSQRLAAMVTRLELRTCPLCFTTDHLRVIIKLMKSLRHLFVGSGMIHRDCKSLLSIESDSLLTLGIDGLSTLRMQCLRCNTPNLKEFYLANCLALNAVFVYSEYLELLCLRNLSSFYNLKCSSCCLIQFEVAACPVMPVSALRNFLTEHQTVKRLALIGELSGLTLYDYMCSSLQVLNVLLYRVSRLASIKVDCSTLETFVCDVYKQTPATRINLQCGSIADVSSTCSIFIRSRKLERVSINLPNVRAICVRCEELKYLSIMTSEMAGNRKTSLDLQVLARSVSIIYTKDCTFSRYYLRANHIESIILQSCELESSDQSIPRLNIQTKSIDKVAIENCHNLECAELRFQAGRTSQHMSFTECNNLRTIVMSCAAKHFPQISISRCRNLNSILLPSGNQLDLSTVEAFGRGLSFSIPREYQSYKKLIRLGESCCNKASF; encoded by the coding sequence ATGGAAGCTCTACCAAATGAGCTATTAGCTCATATTTTAGCTTTCTTACACCCAGTTAATGATAATCTGGCTTTCCTGTCACTCGTTTGCAAGCGGTGGAAGGCTGTAATTGAAGAAACACCTTGCCTTTGGAAGTGCATTCATTTAACGCAAGCTTATCCATTTGGCAGCAAAGAAAACACCAGGCATAGAAATATCCTCCGACTTTGTCTCATGAAATTTGGACGACACATTAACTGTTTAAGGGAACATGCTATAACAAAAACGTTCACGGATCCGTCGTTGCGAGATCTCGTTGTTGGATTGACAAGTCTAACTTGCTTAGACGTGCCGTTGCTGGAATGGGACGTCATGCTTTTAAAACGTTTGCGATGCGCAAGCACATTGGAAGAATTGAATTTGACGCAATACCTTGACTCAGAACCGTTGGAATTGATGCCATGGCTGTTTCAGCAACCATTTCcacgcaaaaaaaattttctaacTCCTCATCACTTACAGATAATTCGGTATCAATTTCCTCGCCTCAAAGTTTTGAAGCTTGCACTGGATTCTGTAGCATTTCCGCCATCTACGTTTGTATCATTTCTTAGCAAAGTAAACCTGACTAGTCTGGAGCTGTTTGGCTTTGGTCTCTTACACACACTTCCTCCGCAGATCATACACTACAGAGATCTGTGTCTGAAAACCATTGCTTCTTCTCAGCGTCTTGCAGCCATGGTGACACGCTTGGAATTGAGAACTTGCCCATTGTGCTTTACGACCGATCACTTACGAGTCATTATAAAACTTATGAAGTCACTGCGACATCTGTTTGTGGGTTCTGGTATGATTCACCGTGATTGTAAAAGTTTGCTCTCCATTGAGTCGGATTCTCTTCTTACTCTTGGCATAGATGGACTGTCAACTCTACGAATGCAGTGTTTAAGATGTAATACGCCCAACTTGAAAGAATTCTATCTTGCCAACTGCCTTGCTCTGAACGCTGTCTTTGTTTATTCAGAGTATTTGGAATTATTGTGCTTGCGAAATCTCTCAAGTTTTTATAACTTAAAATGTAGTTCATGTTGCTTGATACAATTTGAAGTAGCCGCCTGCCCTGTGATGCCTGTTTCAGCTTTGCGAAATTTTCTGACGGAGCACCAAACTGTGAAACGACTGGCACTAATTGGAGAACTCTCCGGCCTCACTCTTTATGACTATATGTGTTCCAGTCTTCAAGTATTGAATGTCCTACTCTATCGAGTTTCAAGACTCGCATCTATAAAAGTTGATTGTTCAACTCTGGAGACTTTCGTCTGTGATGTATATAAGCAGACGCCTGCAACCAGGATTAACTTGCAGTGTGGATCAATTGCTGATGTCAGCTCAACTTGCTCAATTTTCATTCGAAGTCGCAAACTTGAACGAGTCTCGATAAATTTACCAAATGTAAGGGCAATTTGCGTGAGATGCGAGGAGCTGAAGTATTTGAGCATAATGACCAGCGAAATGGCAGGTAACAGAAAGACGTCCTTAGACTTGCAAGTTCTGGCTAGGAGCGTATCGATTATCTACACAAAGGACTGTACGTTCTCTAGATACTACCTTAGGGCAAATCACATCGAAAGTATCATACTGCAGTCATGTGAGCTAGAGAGTAGTGATCAAAGTATTCCGCGACTTAATATCCAAACAAAATCAATTGACAAAGTAGCTATTGAAAACTGCCACAATTTAGAATGTGCAGAGCTTCGCTTTCAAGCGGGCAGAACCTCGCAGCATATGTCATTCACAGAATGTAACAACTTGCGAACAATCGTAATGTCATGTGCTGCGAAACACTTTCCACAGATTTCCATCTCTAGATGCAGAAACCTTAACAGTATTCTTCTTCCCTCTGGAAATCAGTTAGATTTGTCGACTGTAGAGGCGTTTGGACGTGGTTTATCATTCAGCATTCCTAGAGAATATCAAAGCTACAAAAAGTTGATCCGTTTAGGGGAAAGTTGCTGCAACAAAGCCTCTTTTTAG